A stretch of the Desulfurellaceae bacterium genome encodes the following:
- a CDS encoding amidohydrolase family protein — translation MGRTFFRGAHLIDGLHRPKANATVVVEDERITAVGTNGRVPKPTAQDTVYDLNGKSLMPGMVQSHYHVAYANISDLNDIDMKYHPTHLALIAAKNAELLLRSGFTGAVGAGTLHNIDVSLKKAINSGLIPGPRFMPAGRDVVTTGDSVDSHPAFWNLKMEGLAYICDGPDEFRRAIRAEIKDGVEMIKLYPTGGHGLPWPIETMTMSQDEIEAASNAAHERDRKIRGHICSKKGIKAAIKAKVDLIDHGDRMDEECIELMAKNGTFLTPSMYFPWMVVEENKRSGKVMWDEIEGMSRGVDNFAKMLPKANKAGVKLLIGDDFGISIMPHGDYAKELEAYVEGAGISPLDVIRWATVNGAELMGMKDELGSIEAGKLADLLVVNGNPAKDITVLQDRNNLEVIMKGGEMFECQLSPSKVQLKAA, via the coding sequence ATGGGACGCACTTTTTTTCGCGGGGCACATCTGATTGACGGGCTGCACCGGCCCAAAGCCAACGCCACCGTGGTGGTCGAGGACGAGCGCATTACCGCAGTCGGCACCAACGGCCGGGTGCCCAAGCCGACCGCTCAGGACACGGTCTACGACCTGAACGGCAAGTCGCTGATGCCGGGCATGGTCCAGAGCCACTACCACGTCGCCTACGCCAATATCAGCGATCTGAACGACATTGATATGAAGTACCACCCGACCCACTTGGCGCTGATTGCGGCCAAAAACGCCGAGCTGTTGCTGCGCAGCGGTTTCACCGGCGCGGTCGGGGCCGGCACCCTGCACAATATCGATGTCTCGCTCAAGAAGGCCATCAACTCGGGCCTGATTCCCGGTCCGCGCTTCATGCCGGCGGGTCGCGACGTGGTCACGACTGGTGACTCGGTCGATAGCCATCCGGCGTTCTGGAATCTCAAGATGGAGGGTCTGGCCTATATCTGTGATGGTCCGGACGAGTTCCGCAGAGCCATCCGGGCGGAAATTAAAGACGGCGTGGAGATGATCAAGCTGTATCCGACCGGCGGGCACGGCCTGCCGTGGCCGATCGAGACCATGACCATGAGTCAGGACGAGATCGAGGCGGCGTCTAACGCAGCCCACGAGCGGGATCGGAAGATCCGCGGCCATATCTGTTCCAAAAAAGGCATCAAGGCCGCCATCAAGGCCAAGGTCGATCTCATCGACCACGGCGACCGTATGGACGAGGAGTGCATCGAGCTGATGGCCAAGAACGGGACCTTCCTGACGCCCAGCATGTATTTCCCGTGGATGGTGGTCGAGGAGAACAAACGCAGCGGCAAGGTCATGTGGGACGAGATCGAGGGCATGAGCCGGGGCGTTGACAACTTTGCCAAGATGCTGCCCAAGGCCAACAAGGCCGGCGTCAAGCTGCTGATCGGGGATGATTTCGGCATCTCGATCATGCCCCACGGCGACTATGCCAAGGAACTCGAAGCCTACGTCGAGGGCGCGGGCATCAGTCCGCTCGACGTCATCCGCTGGGCCACGGTCAACGGCGCCGAGCTGATGGGCATGAAGGACGAGTTGGGTTCGATTGAGGCCGGCAAGCTGGCCGACCTGCTGGTGGTCAACGGCAACCCGGCCAAAGACATCACTGTCCTCCAGGATCGGAATAACCTTGAGGTCATCATGAA